Proteins co-encoded in one Brassica rapa cultivar Chiifu-401-42 chromosome A02, CAAS_Brap_v3.01, whole genome shotgun sequence genomic window:
- the LOC103853633 gene encoding uncharacterized protein LOC103853633, translating to MDQESSQCPFVAESIIQKCPFLRNINKPTSFSLSSLSFPVPVHEGSKGPIFEDGPGFDSAFKLFHGKDGIVPLSGHSSFRDDVEDETPRAAPQFNPLAGKVATISLSAFGPGGPFGFGPFSDKFKKQHKKQESGDSSKHEAVGDEWLKTGNCPIAKSYRAASKVMPLVAKALQPPPGMKFRCPAPIVAARAALSKTPLVKSLRPQPLPEKMLAIALMGMAANVPLGVWREHTIKFSPSWFVAVHAAVPFIAMLRKSVLMPKAAMALTIGASILGQVIGSRAERYRLKALAANTVAETSTVTAGDGYNEVSDGSGFAKGHCGAREGVKEVYYNANVGESAKSTGLCY from the exons aTGGATCAAGAATCATCTCAGTGTCCCTTCGTTGCGGAAAGCATCATCCAAAAGTGCCCTTTCCTCAGAAACATCAACAAGCCTACCAGCTTCTCCCTCTCCTCCTTGAGTTTCCCAGTTCCT GTGCACGAAGGTAGCAAAGGTCCTATTTTTGAGGATGGTCCGGGCTTTGATTCAGCTTTCAAGCTCTTCCATGGCAAAGACGGTATCGTGCCGTTATCTGGACATTCTAGTTTCAGAGATGATGTTGAAGACGAGACTCCTCGTGCTGCTCCGCAGTTCAATCCTCTTGCGGGGAAGGTAGCTACCATAAGCCTATCAGCTTTTGGTCCTGGAGGACCTTTTGGGTTTGGTCCTTTCTCTGACAAGTTCAAGAAACAACATAAGAAACAAGAG TCTGGGGACTCATCCAAGCACGAGGCAGTTGGAGACGAATGGTTAAAAACAGGGAACTGCCCAATCGCTAAATCTTACAGAGCTGCGAGCAAAGTCATGCCTCTTGTGGCGAAAGCATTACAGCCACCGCCTGGTATGAAGTTTAGATGTCCAGCTCCTATAGTAGCCGCAAGAGCTGCGCTTTCCAAGACCCCTTTGGTTAAAAGCCTTCGCCCTCAGCCTTTACCTGAAAAGATGCTCGCAATCGCTCTCATGGGGATGGCTGCAAACGTTCCCCTCGGTGTTTGGAGAGAACACACCATTAAGTTTTCGCCTTCTTGGTTTGTGGCGGTCCACGCTGCTGTGCCTTTCATAGCCATGCTCAGGAAATCTGTGCTGATGCCTAAAGCAGCCATGGCTTTGACCATTGGAGCGTCCATCTTGGGACAGGTGATTGGGTCAAGAGCTGAACGTTACCGTCTCAAAGCGTTGGCTGCTAATACAGTTGCTGAAACATCCACTGTTACCGCGGGTGATGGATACAATGAGGTCTCTGATGGTTCAGGCTTTGCTAAAGGACATTGTGGTGCAAGGGAAGGAGTGAAGGAGGTTTATTACAATGCGAATGTTGGAGAATCTGCTAAATCAACTGGCCTCTGCTATTGA
- the LOC103853634 gene encoding replication protein A 70 kDa DNA-binding subunit C, translating into MAANLTAGAIGKMLNGEVTEKEMMPIVQVTELKLIQQARKNQESMERYKLSLSDGVQSQEGILNNTLNLLVKEGRIQIGSVLRLTHFVTNSVQTRRIVIVMELEIIAEQCNIIGNPLPAHPGKPRNSGQDQTQQQQCNGGFEQQQQATRSELNGAVRHGSAQQHQVGERRAFGTASEFPETTTPSARPFAGYGSSRQEQTRAPPTTYSRPPVQSGYQAQPPSMYANMGPAARNEAPPTVVPISALNPYQNRWTIKVRVTSKGELRRFNSTRGGEGKVFSFDLVDAAGGEIRVTCFNDVVDRFFDMIVVGNVYLITKGNLKPARKEYNHLPNDYEIHLDNASTIQQCYEDDATIPRNQFHFKDISAIESMESNSITDVIGIVSSISPTGSIMRKNGTEAQKRALQLKDMSGRSVEVTMWGNFCNAEGQRLQSLCDSGVFPVLAVKAGRISEFNGKQVSTIGSSQLVVEPDLPEARELRAWYEREGRYAPCISISREFSGAGRQEARKVITQIKDENLGTSEKPDWITVSATISFMKVENFCYTACPIVNGDRPCSKKVTNNGDGTWRCEKCDKCVDECDYRYILQLQLQDHTGVTWATAFQEAGEEIMGMPAKDLYYMKNEDRDEEKFEDIVRKAAFTKYIFKLKVKEETFSDESRVKATVVKAEKLDYSSDTRSLLEAMNKLRTEDANPLTVNPEGSNYRSGAFNSGVGTSGTRETSSADVPGREFGLPAANQVNQFGNQQSSESRPLGGVTLCDACGSNAHVFANCPSFLSEPQGQHTNSAYGNTPGRNAGGGMPRQHVGSY; encoded by the exons ATGGCGGCGAATTTAACGGCGGGGGCGATTGGGAAGATGCTTAACGGAGAAGTGACGGAGAAAGAAATGATGCCGATTGTGCAAGTGACGGAGTTGAAGCTGATTCAACAAGCCCGGAAAAACCAGGAGAGCATGGAAAGGTACAAGCTTTCGTTATCCGATGGGGTCCAATCGCAGGAAGGGATACTTAATAATACTTTGAACCTTCTCGTGAAGGAAGGGAGGATTCAAATCGGGTCGGTCTTAAGACTCACTCATTTCGTCACTAACAGCGTTCAGACTCGAAG GATTGTTATTGTGATGGAACTAGAGATTATTGCCGAGCAATGCAATATCATTGGAAACCCTCTTCCTGCCCACCCGGGCAAGCCTAGAAACTCTGGCCAAGATcagacacaacaacaacaatgcaATGGTGGCTTTGAGCAGCAGCAACAGGCTACAAGGAGTGAACTGAATGGTGCTGTGAGACATGGTTCAGCTCAACAACATCAAGTTGGTGAGAGACGAGCCTTTGGTACTGCTTCTGAGTTTCCTGAAACAACAACACCTTCCGCTAGACCATTTGCAGGTTACGGAAGCTCTAGGCAGGAGCAAACGAGGGCTCCTCCAACTACTTATTCTCGTCCGCCAGTTCAATCTGGTTATCAGGCCCAACCACCATCGATGTATGCTAACATGGGACCAGCGGCTAGGAACGAAGCTCCTCCCACGGTGGTTCCTATTTCTGCTCTGAATCCTTACCAGAATCGGTGGACCATCAAGGTGAGAGTCACGAGTAAAGGAGAGCTCAGGCGTTTCAACAGCACCCGTGGGGGGGAAGGGAAGGTGTTCAGTTTTGATCTAGTTGATGCTGCTGGTGGAGAGATTCGGGTGACTTGTTTTAATGATGTGGTTGATAGGTTCTTTGACATGATTGTTGTTGGTAATGTTTACCTCATCACAAAGGGGAATTTGAAGCCTGCTCGTAAAGAGTATAATCATCTCCCCAATGATTATGAAATACATTTAGACAACGCTTCAACGATTCAGCAATGCTATGAGGATGATGCTACCATTCCGCGGAATCAGTTCCATTTCAAGGACATAAGTGCTATCGAAAGCATGGAGAGCAACAGCATCACTGATGTAATTGGCATTGTCTCGTCCATCAGCCCGACAGGCTCAATCATGCGGAAAAACGGAACCGAGGCGCAGAAAAGAGCACTTCAGTTGAAGGATATGTCAGGCAGAAGCGTTGAGGTAACCATGTGGGGTAACTTCTGCAACGCAGAAGGACAGAGACTTCAAAGTCTTTGCGATTCTGGTGTGTTCCCTGTTCTTGCTGTGAAGGCGGGGAGGATCAGTGAGTTTAATGGAAAGCAAGTGAGCACCATTGGATCAAGCCAACTCGTCGTGGAGCCAGACTTACCTGAAGCCAGAGAGCTGAGGGCGTGGTACGAGAGAGAAGGACGTTACGCTCCTTGTATCTCGATATCTAGAGAGTTCTCTGGTGCTGGCAGGCAAGAGGCTCGCAAGGTGATCACTCAAATCAAGGACGAGAATCTAGGGACCTCGGAGAAGCCGGACTGGATTACAGTCAGTGCCACCATTTCATTTATGAAGGTTGAGAATTTCTGCTACACGGCTTGTCCTATCGTGAATGGAGACCGTCCGTGCAGCAAAAAGGTCACCAATAACGGAGACGGGACTTGGCGGTGCGAGAAATGCGACAAGTGCGTGGATGAGTGTGACTACAGGTATATATTGCAGCTGCAGTTACAGGACCATACGGGAGTGACGTGGGCCACAGCGTTTCAGGAGGCTGGTGAGGAGATAATGGGAATGCCTGCGAAAGATTTGTATTATATGAAGAATGAGGATCGTGATGAGGAGAAATTTGAAGACATCGTCCGCAAGGCCGCTTTCACCAAGTACATTTTCAAGCTGAAGGTGAAGGAAGAAACTTTTAGTGACGAAAGCCGTGTGAAAGCAACAGTTGTGAAAGCTGAGAAGCTGGACTATTCTTCAGACACCAGGTCCCTGCTAGAGGCAATGAATAAACTCAGAACGGAAGATGCAAATCCTCTCACTGTAAACCCTGAGGGTTCCAACTACAGGTCTGGTGCGTTTAATTCCGGTGTTGGAACCTCAGGAACCAGAGAGACCTCATCAGCTGACGTGCCAGGCAGAGAGTTTGGACTACCTGCAGCAAACCAAGTGAATCAGTTCGGTAATCAACAGAGTAGCGAGTCAAGACCCCTTGGTGGTGTTACTTTATGTGATGCGTGTGGGAGCAATGCTCATGTTTTTGCCAACTGCCCAAGCTTTCTGAGTGAGCCACAAGGACAACACACGAATAGCGCTTACGGGAACACACCGGGAAGAAACGCTGGTGGAGGCATGCCAAGGCAACATGTTGGCAGCTACTGA
- the LOC117131727 gene encoding uncharacterized protein LOC117131727, producing the protein MCHLIWQLITGQVAVTRNLVRRNMRFDNYCPRCGEIEESVTHAIFECPPALQVWSLSATPTSPGLFPVASVYTNMDYLFWRKNNIIAPDQERDPYPWIIWYIWKAHNDKLFRGIDRDPLELVRYAESECQAWFNANETIPPHVQATNNDANQVLSLGNICLLDGSWTASDRFSGCGWVWMDSREDIQLMGTRNFTRCESALHSEVEALRWAMENMLQHSPCQSFGTDCKELIAMINEPQEWPRFARELEKIETLQICFPDFKITHVPRVRNQLPDFLAKTARSFQRELLFIGCSTPVWLPRPPQA; encoded by the coding sequence ATGtgccatcttatatggcaattgaTAACGGGTCAGGTAGCAGTAACGAGGAATCTAGTAAGGCGTAATATGAGGTTCGATAATTATTGTCCAAGGTGTGGGGAAATAGAGGAATCTGTAACTCATGCAATATTTGAATGCCCTCCAGCCTTGCAAGTATGGTCTTTATCGGCAACTCCTACAAGTCCAGGTTTATTCCCAGTGGCAAGCGTCTACACAAACATGGACTATCTTTTCTGGAGGAAAAATAATATCATTGCACCAGACCAAGAAagggatccttatccctggataatatggtatatttggaaggctcACAATGATAAGCTTTTCAGGGGTATAGACAGAGACCCTTTAGAACTCGTTCGATACGCAGAGAGTGAATGTCAAGCCTGGTTTAACGCGAATGAGACGATACCACCACACGTCCAGGCCACCAATAATGATGCAAAccaagtcttaagcttgggtaatatctGCCTactagatggatcttggacagcTTCTGATCGctttagtggatgtggatgggtcTGGATGGATAGTAGGGAGGACATACAACTTATGGGAACACGAAACTTCACTCGATGTGAATCAGCGCTGCATTCGGAGGTAGAAGCGctgcgatgggcgatggagaacATGCTTCAACACTCGCCGTGCCAGAGCTTTGGAACTGACTGCAAGGAgctgattgcaatgataaaTGAACCCCAGGAGTGGCCAAGATTTGCGAGAGAGCTGGAGAAGATAGAGACGCTGCAGATTTGTTTTCCGGATTTCAAAATCACCCATGTACCACGAGTGCGCAATCAGCTTCctgattttttagctaagactgctaggAGCTTTCAGAGAGAGTTACttttcattggttgttctactccggtctggttacccagaccacctcaagcttga
- the LOC103853630 gene encoding urea-proton symporter DUR3: MARLARCPPFDFSAKYYHGGGSECERQKNFFDDSTRLDQSVGYAVILGFGAFFAVFTSFLVWLEKRYVGARHTSEWFNTAGRNVKTGLIASVIVSQWTWAATILQSSNVAWKYGVSGPFWYASGASIQVLLFGVMAIEIKRKAPNAHTVCEIVKARWGTATHIVFLVFCLTTNVVVTAMLLLGGSAVVNALTGVNIYAASFLIPVGVVVYTLAGGLKATFLASYVHSVIVHVVLVIFVYLVYTLSSELGSPSVVYDRLIDMAAKSRTCAEPHSHIGQSCGPVDGNYRGSYVTMLSSGGAVFGLINIVGNFGTVFVDNGYWVSAIAARPSATHKGYLLGGLVWFAVPFSLATSLGLGALALDLPITKDEADRGLVPPATAIALMGKTGSMLLLTMLFMAVTSAGSSELIAVSSLFTYDIYRTYINPKATGKQILRVSRSGVLGFGCLMGILAVILNKVGVSLAWMYLAMGVLIGSAVIPIAFMLLWRKANAIGAILGSISGCVLGIVTWLSTAKIQYGRVDLDTTGRNAPMLAGNLVAILTGGLIHAVCSLVQPQNYDWSTTREIKLVEDGASGDVNDVPLEELREEKLKRAKAWIVRWGLVFTLVIVVIWPVLSLPARVFSRGYFWFWAIVAIAWGTIGSIVIVGLPLIESWGTIKSVCMGLFTNDRLMDKLDDLNHRLRALTMAVPEAERIYLLELEKTKKTDEERSI; this comes from the exons ATGGCCAGGCTCGCCCGGTGTCCTCCTTTCGACTTCTCGGCAAAATATTACCATGGTGGCGGAAGCGAATGCGAGAGGCAGAAAAACTTCTTCGACGATTCGACGAGGCTTGATCAAAGTGTTGGCTACGCCGTTATTCTCGGTTTTGGTGCTTTCTTTGCCGTCTTCACATCTTTTCTG GTTTGGTTAGAAAAACGATATGTTGGCGCTCGACACACCTCTGAATGGTTCAATACAGCCGGAAGAAACGTCAAGACAGGACTTATTGCAAGCGTTATCGTATCACAG TGGACATGGGCTGCGACGATACTGCAAAGTTCAAACGTAGCATGGAAGTATGGTGTTAGTGGACCGTTCTGGTACGCTAGTGGAGCCTCCATACAG GTACTCTTGTTCGGTGTGATGGCGATTGAGATAAAAAGAAAAGCTCCTAATGCTCACACGGTCTGCGAAATCGTGAAGGCTCG TTGGGGAACCGCAACACATATAGTGTTCTTGGTATTTTGTCTGACGACAAACGTGGTAGTGACGGCAATGCTTTTGCTCGGTGGGTCGGCCGTGGTCAATGCCCTCACTGGAGTAAATATATACGCCGCAAGCTTCCTCATTCCTGTAGGCGTCGTTGTCTATACTTTGGCAGGAGGACTTAAAGCTACTTTCCTCGCAAGCTATGTTCATTCTGTCATag TTCACGTGGTTTTAGTCATCTTTGTATATCTGGTCTACACTTTGAGTAGTGAGCTTGGGAGTCCATCTGTGGTCTATGACCGGTTAATAGATATGGCCGCTAAGTCAAGGACATGCGCGGAGCCACACTCACACATCGGCCAATCTTGCGGTCCTGTCGACGGAAACTACAGAGGCTCTTATGTCACCATGTTGAGCTCTGGTGGTGCTGTCTTCGGTCTGATCAACATTGTCGGAAACTTCGGCACTGTCTTCGTAGACAAT ggTTATTGGGTGAGTGCAATAGCTGCTAGACCTTCAGCAACTCACAAGGGGTATTTGCTTGGTGGACTCGTGTGGTTCGCTGTGCCATTCTCTTTAGCAACCTCGTTAGGCCTCGGCGCACTTGCCCTCGACTTGCCTATAACCAAAGATGAGGCTGATCGAGGTCTAGTACCGCCTGCTACTGCCATTGCTCTCATGGGTAAAACAGGATCCATGCTTCTTCTCACTATGCTTTTCAT GGCCGTAACATCTGCTGGTTCTTCTGAGCTAATCGCGGTCTCATCCCTTTTCACTTACGACATCTACCGAACATACATAAACCCTAAAGCAACCGGTAAACAGATATTGAGAGTCTCAAGATCCGGGGTTCTCGGATTCGGGTGTCTTATGGGGATCCTTGCAGTGATCTTGAACAAAGTTGGGGTTTCACTCGCATGGATGTATCTCGCAATGGGAGTTCTCATCGGCTCTGCCGTTATTCCCATCGCGTTCATGCTTTTGTGGAGAAAAGCTAATGCAATTGGTGCGATTCTTGGGTCGATCTCTGGCTGTGTTCTTGGGATCGTTACTTGGTTATCAACCGCAAAGATACAATACGGACGCGTTGATCTTGATACCACAGGGAGAAATGCTCCGATGTTAGCTGGCAACCTCGTTGCGATTCTAACAG GAGGATTGATCCATGCGGTGTGCAGTCTAGTCCAGCCACAGAATTATGATTGGTCGACGACAAGAGAGATCAAATTGGTGGAAGATGGGGCTTCAGGGGACGTAAATGATGTTCCTTTGGAGGAGCTAAGAGAAGAGAAGCTGAAAAGAGCCAAAGCTTGGATTGTTAGATGGGGTCTTGTCTTCACTCTCGTCATTGTTGTCATCTGGCCAGTTCTCTCCCTCCCAGCCC GTGTATTTAGCAGAGGATATTTCTGGTTCTGGGCAATTGTGGCTATAGCTTGGGGAACAATAGGATCAATTGTGATAGTTGGTTTGCCTTTGATCGAAAGCTGGGGAACGATCAAGAGCGTTTGTATGGGACTGTTCACTAACGATAGGTTAATGGACAAGCTTGATGACTTGAACCATAGGTTACGAGCTTTAACCATGGCTGTACCGGAAGCTGAGAGGATTTATTTGCTCGAACTCGAGAAGACAAAGAAAACCGATGAAGAAAGATCAATATGA
- the LOC117131728 gene encoding uncharacterized protein LOC117131728 isoform X2 — protein MVAPTDNRMPLRNCHHIADNLLRQIMQLTCKSVTRKLLALEHLLRKSLLLKLEALNKKDRERRRKPELKNNLESYVYATKEKVVPAELEALLLAHPEIADAAVIPKISVKTEY, from the exons ATGGTTGCTCCAACTGATAATCGTATGCCTCTCCGTAATTGCCATCATATCGCTGATAATCTTCTCCGTCAG ATCATGCAACTG ACCTGTAAGTCTGTAACAAGAAAACTGTTGGCCCTGGAGCACCTTTTACGAAAGAGTCTCTTGCTGAAGCTAGAAGCCTTGAACAAGAAAGATagggaaagaagaagaaagcctGAGTTGAAAAACAACCTTGAATCTTATGTTTATGCTACCAAAGAGAAG GTTGTTCCAGCTGAGCTTGAAGCATTGTTGCTTGCTCATCCAGAGATTGCTGATGCAGCAGTAATACC AAAAATCTCTGTCAAAACTGAATACTGA
- the LOC117131728 gene encoding uncharacterized protein LOC117131728 isoform X1: MVAPTDNRMPLRNCHHIADNLLRQIMQLTCKSVTRKLLALEHLLRKSLLLKLEALNKKDRERRRKPELKNNLESYVYATKEKVVPAELEALLLAHPEIADAAVIPIPDLKSEQYPMAYIYQKNSWK; the protein is encoded by the exons ATGGTTGCTCCAACTGATAATCGTATGCCTCTCCGTAATTGCCATCATATCGCTGATAATCTTCTCCGTCAG ATCATGCAACTG ACCTGTAAGTCTGTAACAAGAAAACTGTTGGCCCTGGAGCACCTTTTACGAAAGAGTCTCTTGCTGAAGCTAGAAGCCTTGAACAAGAAAGATagggaaagaagaagaaagcctGAGTTGAAAAACAACCTTGAATCTTATGTTTATGCTACCAAAGAGAAG GTTGTTCCAGCTGAGCTTGAAGCATTGTTGCTTGCTCATCCAGAGATTGCTGATGCAGCAGTAATACC CATCCCTGACTTGAAATCTGAGCAATATCCAATggcatatatatatcaaaagaaCAGCTGGAAGTAA